One genomic region from Arthrobacter sp. YN encodes:
- a CDS encoding DUF2461 domain-containing protein, whose amino-acid sequence MSTFEGITTAAFRFYAELEENNNREWWLEHKTTYDAEVREPLSALLSELEPQFGPAKIFRPHRDVRFSQDKSPYKTAQGAFAATQEGVGYYVQISADGLLIGGGYHSHTPAQLARFRAAVDAPDSGLELQGIVDAVAASGFAIEGEKLKTVPRGLDKDHPRAELLKHKSLSASVEVGQPEWLSTPAARNEIAARWEVLRPLVEWVGQHAAP is encoded by the coding sequence ATGAGCACATTCGAAGGCATCACTACTGCCGCATTCCGCTTTTACGCTGAGCTTGAAGAGAACAACAACCGTGAGTGGTGGCTGGAGCATAAAACAACGTACGACGCCGAGGTCAGGGAGCCGCTGTCAGCTCTCCTTTCAGAGTTGGAACCGCAGTTCGGGCCAGCCAAGATCTTTCGCCCTCACCGGGACGTCCGCTTCTCCCAGGACAAGTCGCCGTACAAGACAGCCCAAGGGGCCTTTGCCGCCACCCAGGAAGGCGTCGGCTACTACGTCCAGATCAGCGCGGATGGCCTGCTGATCGGCGGAGGTTACCACTCCCACACTCCGGCGCAGCTGGCGCGATTCCGGGCCGCAGTGGACGCTCCGGACAGTGGATTGGAGCTCCAGGGAATCGTTGACGCGGTGGCAGCGTCAGGCTTCGCCATTGAGGGCGAGAAACTCAAGACCGTTCCACGTGGTCTGGACAAAGACCATCCACGCGCTGAGCTGCTCAAGCACAAGTCCTTATCAGCGAGCGTAGAGGTGGGTCAGCCGGAGTGGCTGTCCACTCCCGCAGCCCGTAACGAGATTGCTGCCCGGTGGGAAGTGCTGAGGCCGCTGGTGGAATGGGTCGGTCAGCATGCCGCGCCGTAA
- a CDS encoding APC family permease yields MNIFRTKSIEQSIADADEPGRKLKRSLSTWDLMIMGVAVAVGAGIFSVGAKAAANFAGPAVTISFAIAAVTCALAIMCYAEFATAIPVAGSAYVFTYATMGEVLAWIIGWNLILELFTAAAVIAKYWGIYLSTVFGLMGVEMPPSIQVAGVDLYWGAFLIVAIFTVLLVLGTKLSARVGNVFTLIKIAVVLFVIVVGFSYVKFSNYTPFIPASEPTDSGAADVMKQSFFGFLTGAAPAQYGTLGVFAGAALVFFAFIGFDVVATSAEEVKNPQKTLPRGIFGGLAVVTLLYILVSLALTGMVSYTQLAEVKNPTLTTAFEAVGNTDAAKVIAFGSLVGLTTVIMVLLMGLSRVVLAMSRDGLLPRSLSKTSEKRSTPARLQIICGAAVAVVAGVTKVDLLEEMINIGTLSAFVMVSLGILVLRKKRPDLKPAFRVPFGKVLPWVSAVLCFYLMTNLAVETWIFFAIWLVIGMGIYFAYGQRHSRLNEKFAAAKASVNGAPESRQVDGDEDEDSYTKV; encoded by the coding sequence ATGAACATTTTCAGGACCAAATCGATCGAGCAGTCGATCGCCGATGCTGACGAACCCGGTCGCAAGCTCAAGCGCAGCCTGAGCACCTGGGACCTCATGATCATGGGCGTCGCCGTTGCTGTCGGCGCCGGGATCTTCTCGGTCGGCGCCAAGGCTGCTGCAAATTTTGCCGGCCCGGCCGTCACCATCTCCTTCGCCATCGCCGCTGTCACGTGTGCTTTGGCCATCATGTGCTACGCCGAATTCGCCACAGCGATCCCCGTGGCAGGCTCTGCCTACGTGTTCACGTACGCCACCATGGGCGAGGTCCTCGCGTGGATCATCGGCTGGAACCTCATCCTTGAACTCTTTACCGCAGCCGCTGTGATCGCCAAGTACTGGGGCATCTACCTCAGTACGGTCTTTGGCCTGATGGGCGTGGAGATGCCACCATCAATCCAGGTAGCCGGCGTTGACCTCTACTGGGGTGCGTTCCTCATTGTTGCGATCTTCACCGTGCTGCTGGTGCTGGGGACAAAGTTGTCCGCCCGCGTCGGCAACGTCTTCACGCTGATCAAGATCGCCGTGGTGCTGTTCGTGATTGTGGTTGGCTTCAGCTACGTGAAGTTCTCCAACTACACCCCGTTCATTCCTGCCTCCGAGCCCACCGACTCCGGTGCTGCGGACGTTATGAAGCAGTCCTTCTTCGGCTTCCTCACGGGCGCCGCTCCGGCCCAGTATGGAACCCTGGGCGTCTTCGCCGGCGCAGCCCTGGTCTTCTTCGCCTTCATCGGCTTCGACGTCGTGGCAACCTCCGCAGAAGAGGTCAAGAACCCGCAGAAGACCCTTCCCCGGGGCATCTTCGGTGGCCTTGCCGTAGTGACGCTGCTGTACATCCTGGTCTCCCTTGCGCTGACTGGCATGGTTTCCTACACGCAATTGGCCGAGGTGAAGAACCCCACCCTGACCACAGCTTTCGAGGCCGTGGGCAACACGGATGCTGCCAAGGTCATCGCGTTCGGCTCCCTGGTGGGCCTGACCACCGTGATCATGGTGCTGCTCATGGGCCTGTCCCGTGTGGTGCTTGCCATGAGCCGCGACGGACTCCTGCCGCGCTCACTGTCCAAGACCAGCGAAAAGCGTTCCACGCCGGCCCGTCTGCAGATCATCTGTGGCGCAGCGGTGGCTGTGGTGGCGGGTGTCACCAAGGTGGACTTGCTCGAGGAAATGATCAACATCGGAACGCTCTCTGCGTTCGTGATGGTGAGCTTGGGCATCCTGGTGCTGCGTAAGAAGCGTCCTGATCTCAAGCCCGCCTTCCGTGTCCCGTTCGGCAAGGTCCTGCCGTGGGTCTCCGCAGTGCTCTGCTTCTACCTCATGACCAACCTTGCTGTTGAAACCTGGATCTTCTTCGCGATCTGGCTGGTCATTGGCATGGGCATCTACTTTGCCTACGGCCAGCGCCACTCACGGCTGAACGAGAAATTCGCTGCGGCCAAGGCCTCCGTGAACGGTGCTCCCGAAAGCCGCCAGGTCGACGGCGACGAGGACGAAGACAGCTACACGAAGGTCTAA
- the adhP gene encoding alcohol dehydrogenase AdhP translates to MQAAVVTKFGTDLEIKEVERPTPGPGQALVRLITSGVCHTDLHAAEGDWPVKPTPPFIPGHEGVGEVVALGEGVTDVAIGQLVGNAWLWSACGDCQYCRTGWETLCESQENGGYSVDGSFGEYMLVDTRFAARIPEGSDPVEVAPVLCAGVTVYKGLKMTETRPGQWVTISGIGGLGHIAVQYAVAMGLRVVAVDIADDKLALAREHGAELTVNALHEDPAEVIQRETGGCHGVLVTAVHPSAFGQAIGMARRGGTIVFNGLPPGDFPAPIFEIVLKGLTVRGSIVGTRQDLEEALEFYAQGKIKPTVSTRELSEVNAVLDEMKHAKIDGRVVLKF, encoded by the coding sequence ATGCAAGCTGCAGTCGTCACCAAGTTCGGTACCGACCTCGAGATCAAGGAAGTGGAACGCCCGACGCCGGGTCCCGGCCAGGCGCTGGTCCGTCTCATCACGTCGGGGGTATGTCATACCGATCTGCACGCCGCCGAAGGCGACTGGCCAGTCAAGCCGACGCCGCCGTTTATCCCGGGCCATGAGGGTGTGGGAGAAGTCGTGGCCTTGGGCGAAGGCGTCACAGACGTTGCCATTGGCCAGTTGGTGGGCAATGCCTGGCTGTGGTCTGCCTGCGGAGACTGCCAGTACTGCCGGACCGGGTGGGAAACCCTGTGCGAGTCGCAGGAGAACGGCGGCTACAGCGTAGACGGCTCGTTCGGCGAGTACATGCTGGTGGATACACGTTTTGCGGCGCGGATTCCCGAAGGCTCGGACCCGGTGGAAGTGGCGCCGGTGCTGTGTGCCGGCGTGACTGTCTACAAGGGCCTGAAAATGACAGAGACCAGGCCTGGCCAGTGGGTCACCATCTCCGGCATCGGCGGCTTGGGGCACATCGCCGTGCAGTACGCGGTGGCCATGGGGCTTCGCGTGGTTGCCGTGGACATTGCCGACGACAAGCTGGCTCTGGCCCGCGAGCACGGCGCCGAACTGACGGTCAACGCGCTGCACGAGGATCCGGCGGAAGTCATTCAGCGGGAAACCGGCGGTTGCCACGGAGTCCTGGTGACGGCTGTGCATCCGTCGGCCTTTGGACAAGCGATCGGTATGGCTCGTCGTGGCGGAACGATCGTCTTCAACGGGTTGCCACCAGGAGACTTCCCTGCGCCGATCTTCGAGATCGTCCTCAAGGGACTCACGGTCCGCGGTTCCATCGTGGGAACACGCCAGGATCTTGAGGAGGCACTGGAGTTCTACGCCCAGGGAAAGATCAAGCCGACGGTCTCAACCAGGGAACTCTCCGAAGTCAACGCGGTTCTTGACGAGATGAAGCACGCCAAGATCGACGGCCGTGTGGTGCTGAAGTTCTGA
- a CDS encoding DUF779 domain-containing protein: MNNVSLEAAVTLPGENFSRVALTAVSVELLRKLWKQHGPLMFHQSGGCCDGSAPMCFPAGEFLTGDSDVLLGTFDIGAEGEPQPLGFWMSKEQFNYWSHTHLTVDVVAGRGSGFSVESPEGKRFLIRSTLMDWDVPSV; the protein is encoded by the coding sequence ATGAACAACGTCAGCTTGGAAGCCGCGGTGACGCTGCCCGGGGAGAATTTCTCCCGGGTGGCGCTCACCGCGGTGTCCGTGGAATTGCTCCGCAAGCTCTGGAAGCAGCACGGGCCGCTCATGTTCCATCAGTCGGGCGGCTGCTGCGACGGGTCTGCCCCCATGTGCTTCCCGGCAGGGGAGTTCCTGACCGGTGATTCCGACGTCCTCCTGGGCACGTTCGACATCGGAGCCGAAGGGGAGCCGCAGCCGCTCGGGTTTTGGATGTCCAAAGAGCAGTTCAACTACTGGTCCCACACCCATTTGACCGTGGATGTAGTGGCCGGCCGTGGGAGTGGATTCTCGGTGGAATCACCTGAGGGCAAACGGTTCCTGATTCGTTCCACCCTCATGGACTGGGACGTACCAAGCGTTTAG